Proteins from one Kineosporiaceae bacterium genomic window:
- the hemB gene encoding porphobilinogen synthase, whose amino-acid sequence MSGYPVQRPRRLRAGEPMRRLVAQTRLHPAELVLPLFVAEGAREPRPISSMPGVVQHTRDSLRKATHEAAQLGLGGVMLFGVPLVKDETGSGACDPDGVLSVAVRDVVAEVGDDLVVMADLCLDEFTDHGHCGVLDEAGRVDNDATLEHYARMAVVLAEAGATMVGPSGMMDGQVRAVRTALDAAGHLDTAVLAYGAKYASAFYGPFREAVGSSLTGDRRSYQQDPANGDEALREVALDIAEGADIVMVKPAMAYLDLVRRVADAVSVPVAAYQVSGEYAMIEAAGAQGWVDRDRAVLESLTCIRRAGASVILTYWAGEVAQWLGAP is encoded by the coding sequence ATGAGCGGCTATCCGGTGCAGCGACCCCGGCGATTGCGAGCCGGCGAGCCGATGCGCCGCCTGGTGGCGCAGACCCGGTTGCACCCGGCCGAACTGGTGTTGCCCCTGTTCGTCGCCGAGGGGGCTCGTGAACCGCGGCCCATCTCGTCGATGCCGGGCGTCGTCCAGCACACGCGGGACTCGCTGCGTAAGGCGACTCACGAGGCGGCCCAGCTCGGGTTGGGCGGGGTGATGCTCTTCGGTGTGCCGCTGGTCAAGGACGAAACCGGTTCCGGCGCATGCGATCCGGACGGCGTGTTGAGTGTGGCGGTGCGCGACGTGGTCGCCGAGGTGGGCGATGACCTGGTGGTCATGGCCGACCTGTGCCTGGACGAGTTCACCGACCACGGCCACTGTGGCGTGCTGGACGAGGCCGGACGGGTGGACAACGACGCCACGCTCGAACACTACGCGCGGATGGCCGTGGTGCTGGCCGAGGCGGGCGCGACGATGGTCGGGCCCAGCGGCATGATGGACGGCCAGGTGCGCGCCGTCCGGACGGCGCTGGACGCGGCCGGACATCTCGACACCGCGGTGCTGGCGTACGGGGCCAAGTACGCCTCGGCGTTCTACGGGCCGTTCCGTGAGGCCGTCGGGTCCTCGTTGACCGGCGACCGACGCAGCTATCAACAGGATCCGGCCAACGGTGACGAGGCGCTGCGCGAGGTGGCCCTGGACATCGCCGAGGGGGCCGACATCGTGATGGTCAAGCCGGCGATGGCCTACCTGGACCTGGTGCGCCGAGTGGCGGATGCCGTATCCGTCCCCGTTGCGGCCTATCAGGTCTCGGGTGAGTACGCGATGATCGAGGCAGCCGGGGCGCAGGGCTGGGTGGACCGGGATCGGGCGGTGCTGGAATCGCTGACGTGCATCAGGCGGGCGGGGGCTTCGGTGATCTTGACGTATTGGGCCGGCGAGGTGGCGCAGTGGCTGGGCGCGCCGTGA
- a CDS encoding MarR family transcriptional regulator, which translates to MAGRAVTAEPRWLNASEQRVWRAYLDVTRMVNERLGRQLAEDSQLSLAEYEILVQLSESPDRRLRMSELAERAVNSRSRLTHTVSRMEARGMVRREPCPEDRRGVWCLLTDDGFAVIEKAAPGHVEAVRAAVFDLLDGAETEAFGVALITLHEQLRGS; encoded by the coding sequence GTGGCTGGGCGCGCCGTGACGGCCGAGCCGCGGTGGCTGAACGCCTCCGAACAGCGGGTGTGGCGGGCCTATCTCGACGTGACCCGGATGGTGAACGAGCGGCTGGGACGCCAGCTGGCCGAGGACAGCCAGCTGTCGTTGGCCGAGTACGAGATCTTGGTGCAGCTCTCCGAGAGTCCGGATCGCCGGTTGCGGATGTCGGAGCTCGCCGAGCGCGCCGTGAACTCACGGAGCCGGCTGACGCACACCGTCTCGCGGATGGAGGCGCGCGGCATGGTGCGCCGCGAGCCCTGTCCGGAGGATCGGCGCGGCGTCTGGTGTCTGCTGACCGACGACGGGTTCGCCGTCATCGAGAAGGCGGCCCCGGGCCATGTCGAGGCGGTGCGCGCGGCGGTGTTCGATCTGCTGGACGGCGCCGAGACCGAGGCCTTCGGCGTGGCGTTGATCACGCTTCACGAGCAGCTGCGCGGGTCGTGA